The Porphyromonas sp. oral taxon 275 DNA window GAAGGTATAGTTGTGCTCGTGGTCCTTGATGAACTTGAAGGCACGGTCGTTCATCTTGCAGTACTCCGATACCTGGCTCAAGGAGGCGCAGGCGATGGAGAGGGACTTCTTCTTGGGGTCAACCCCCTTGAGACGGCACAGTGCCTCGATCGCCTTGGGCTGCAGGGCATCGCAGCAGTAGGCATAGCCCGAGGCTGTAGGATAGATGAAGACGGCGCCCTCACGCAGCTGGTCGATGAGCTCACTCAGCAGGCGATAGTCGGGGGCGTCGGGGTAGAGTCGTATCAGCATAGCCTCGTCCTCCTCGTATAATATGGCTTAGGCGCCGAGCTGCTCCTGACGTACGGCCTCGTAGATCAGGATACCAGCGGCGACGGAGACGTTGAGCGAACCGATGGCACCGACCTGTGGGATGCGGGTGATGCTATCTGCCATGCGGAGCACATCGGTCGATACGCCGTGGTCCTCAGCGCCCATGACGAGCCCCAGCGGGAGCTGGAGCGCGGTCTCGGTATAGCGCTCCTCGGCCTTCTCCGAGGCAGCCACCACGCGCACACCACTGCTCTGCAGCAGGCCGACAGCTGCGGCGATGCTGCTCACGCGGCACACGGGGATACGGTGCAGGGCCCCGGCGGAGGTCTTGACGGCGTCGGCCGTCACGCTCACGCTGCCCCGCTCGGGGATGACGAGGGCATCTACCCCAGCGCACTCAGCTGTGCGGGCGATCGCGCCGAAGTTACGCACGTCCGTCAGCCCATCCAGCAGCACGATGAAGGGGGCACGCCCCTCCTCGTAGACACGCGCCACCAGCTCCTCCAGCGGCGTGTACTCGATCTCGCTGATGAAGGCGATGACGCCCTGGTGCTGGCGCTGGGTCAAGCGCCCCAGACGCTCCTCGGGGACGAACTGTACGGGTACCGAGCGCTCACGCGAGAGTGCTAGGATACGTGCGCTCTCCTCGGTGCGCAGTCCGCGCCTCATCATTACCTTGTCGATCTCTCGGCCTGCCTCCAGCGCCTCTAGCAGCGGGTGGATGCCGAAGATCATATTACTCTTTGCCATCTATCTTCTTGTCTTTAGCTCAATAGCCTCACGCTGAGGCAGCAGGGCAAAGATACGACAATCCCTGCGTCTAGCCCGAGGCCCAAGCCGCCTAGCGGCGCTTACTGATGATGATCGAGAAGTAGGGGAAGCTGCGCTCTAGGATCTCCTCAGGGCGCTCCGTGACGTACTCCTTGGGCATGCCGACGAACTCGAAGTACTGCCAGCGACGCTCGGGATGAGCCGCCACCGCCCGCTTGATCTCGGCCTCGCACAGCGAGCCCTTCATCACCACGATCGTATGGATAGAGCCCCAGGCCTCCTGCCACTCAGCCTCGGTGGCCTCGCCTGGGATCACACGGCACTGCTCCTCGAGCTGCACCAGCTGCCCGCCCGCCAGCGCATTGCAGGCGATGAAGGCAGGCACCCCGCAGAGCTGACGTACCGCGAGCCCCGCAGCCTCTACCTGCTCGCTGATGTAGGCCGAGGAGGAGTAGAAGCCACTATCGCCCTCAGCCACCACCACGAGGGAGCGCCCGGGCTCGGCCTGCTCGCGGCGGATGAGCTCCTCGGCGAGCTGGCTGTAGGCCGCGCAGGCGCCCTCACGCTGCTTGCTCATCGGCAGATCATAGAGCTGGATCTGCTCGGGGCGAATGCCTAGGGCGAGCATCATCTCCTCGGCCTTGGAGCTGTGGCGTCCCTTGGCCGAGACGGGGACGGGGGCGTAGATGCAATCGGCCGCCTGCAGGCAGCGAAGCGCCTGCAGCGTGATCAGCTCGGGGTCACCTGGCCCCAGGGATACGAAGGATATCATAATCGTAGTGGAGAGCTTAGTTAAGTCATTGGTCGCCTCAGCCTAGTGCTAAGGCGCAGCAAAAATAAGGATTTCTCCCCGCCCAGCGCCTCCCGCTAGCGAGCTGCGTCCTAGGGCTGAAGCCTCCTCCCCTAGCCCTCGGGCTGCCTCCGTGAGTAGAGACAGGACGAAGGATCGGGGCTACTCCTGAGCGCCTTGGCCCTAAGGGGAGGGCTTCTGAGGGATATCAGTCAGCCCCTTGAAGGACGCGAGTGCGGAGCGTGAGGGGTATCAGTCAGGGAGGCCAAGGGATACCAGTCAGGGAGCTAGGATACGCACATCAGCTTGCCCCCACCCTTCCCGGCCTTCATGGATCGGCCTAGACTAGAGGCACTCCTCCTCAGTTAGAGCTCCTCTAGCTGTAGGGCTAAGCGCTCCGAGGCGAGCACCTTGGACTAGGCGAAACCAGCAGCGAAGAGCTACGCGGCTTGGGGGCTAGCCTTGCCCTAAGAGCGGACGGAGCGCTTCTTCGCTCCCTTTCTCCAGCGACGCCGTGCGAAGAGGTAATAGCCCGTGAGCGGCAGCGTCCCCCCGAGGAGTGCCGCTAGGCAGTAGAGGAGCTTGGTCAGCCAGCCACCCCAGGCACCCGTATGGAGGGAGTAGATCCAGCCACGCAGGCGACCTGCAGGCGCGGCCTCATCATAGCGCTTGCACGCGCCGAGGACGCCCGTCTCGGGGTCGAAGCTATAGACATCGGCGGCACGGACGTTCCCCACAGTGCTGCAGCGGGCACTCACCTCGTCCTTACGCAGCGTGATCTCAGGGTAGGGCTTCACCTGGCGCACCGCGGCATAGAGCTGCGGCCAGTAGACAGAGCTCGGCGGTAGTGCTTGGCGTGATGGGCCCGCCCCTTGGCTCTTATCGCCCTTAGCCGCTCTACCCCGAGCGCCTTTACCATGGGCGCCCTTAGCTCCTTCAGGCTTCCCCCCGTGCTGCTCCTTCGGTAGCTCGACGCCTAGGACGGCATAGAAGCCGCTCTTGTACCACTCGAAGGACCAAGTGAGCCCCGTGAGTGACATCACCAGCAGCAGGACGAGCGCATAGACCCCCCCTACCGTGTGCAGCTCGTGCATGAGGCGCGGCCGTCCCTTATCGGTATGGATCTTCAGCCGCTTCCCTAGCCCCTTGAGCTGCTTTGGCCACCAGGCCAGGAGCCCCGTCAGGAGGCTGAGGACGAAGAGGAGCACGCTCGTCCCGACGATGATACGCCCCCAGGAAGGGCCGTCGCCCTCGGTTGGCTTGCTCCAGAGTAGCCAGCGATGCAGGCGGCGGACGGTGGCGAAGAAAGGCGTCCGATCACTCCGCCCGAGGATCGTGCCGCGGTAGGGATCGACGAGGACACCCGCTCCGCGCGGTGCCGACAGGAGGACAGTATAGGAGCGCGTACTATCTGAGGGCACGGTGATGCCCGTGACAGTCACCGTATCGGGGAGCGTCCTGGAGACCGTGAGGGCTAGCTGATCCAGCGGCAGGCGGGGAGTCGGGAGCGGCTCCACGTAGTAGCGAGGGCGGTAGACGAGCTCCGTCAGCTCCTGCTCGAAGGCCAGGACGGCGCCCGAGAGACAGATGAGCGAGATGACGAGACCCAGCGGGAGGCTGAGCCAGAGGTGTAGCTTCTTCGATACTTTACGCATAGTGTCGCTTGACTAAGGAGATAGGTAAGCCTGTAGGGGGATAAAGGAAGAAATCCTAGGGCGCCCTGATCCAGTGTAGACAGGACGCCCTAGGCTAAGGCTTGGGATATAAGTGCAGGCTAAACCAGAGGGCTTAGCGCTGGAGGTAGCCGACAGAGCTGATACGCGTAGCCTCTACCTCGACACGGCGCGTGGCGACGCCCGTCGTGAGGTCGATCGAGTAGAGCGCGGGGCGCTGAGACTTGCTCATGACGGGCACATAGGCTAGCCCCTGCTCCACCAGCGGACGGCCACCGAACTCGGTGACATCCTGAGGCAGCCCCGTCACATTGACCCAGCGACCCGTCTGCGCGTGGAAGATAGCCAGCTGCGAGGCCAGCTGCTGATTGGTCAGCTTAGCGAAGGACTGATCATACAGGTAGAGGAGGAAGGCATCTCCCGAGAGGGGGAAGACATGCTGGAAGCCTCGGTCGCCCGACAGCTGATCGAGGTTGTAGTAGTAGCTCGCATCAAAGGCCTCGGTCCCCTTACGGATACGCATCACCCCAGCGGGGAGCTTGGTGCGCTGACGGGCATCGGTCATCGTCTTGGCAAAGCTAGGCGAGAAGACATAGAGGTCCCCCGAGGCATCGGGCCAGATCATCTGGTAGTACTGGCTCTTGAAGCGACCTGCAGGGTAGCTGATGCGATCAGTCTTGATGACCTTGGGCGAGCTAAGGCGGCTGTCGGCGAAGATAGCCACATGGCAGGAGTCAGGGTACTGCGTCCACTGCAGCTCACCGCGCTTGTAGGCACTGCTCTGGGCTCCTCCGTTCTGGGTCTTCACGAGGTCTTCATTGCCCTTCTTGACCCACTTGCCCGAGACATAGCTATTGCCCTGCCACTGCGCATCTATATTCGCCCCGTACTGACTAAGGCCCATGGGGATGATCCCAGCATAGATCTTGCCCTCGTGAGGCTGTAGGCCGCAGAGCGTGACGAACTCGCCCGTACCGAGGAAGTTCTCGGCCGTCAGCTGGTTGTACTGCGTCTGGGTCTCGGCCTCTGCATCTAGGTAGGTCAGCAGGAAGGACATAGGGCGATAGCCAGCCGCATCGGGCGTGCTCTGTGGCGACTGCCCCGTGGAGCTGGTGATGAGGGTATTGCCTACGATGCCGAAGGAGGTAAAGCGATTGCCCTCGAAGCTCTTGCTTCGCTTGGTCAGCGCCCCATCCGCACCCAGCGCATAGGAGAAGGTCGCCGTCTTGCCTGCCTGGCGGTAGGCGATGCTGTAGAGGTAGCGATGATCATTGAGGTAGACGTACTCGGTGCCGCCATCGGTCTGTAGGCCTTCGGCGACCGAGAGGGTACGCGGGCTGGTGATATCAGTGAGCTTGAGCAGCAGCGTGGTGGACTGGTTGCCCGAGGCACTGGCGTTCACCGCTAGGACATAGTTCTTAGCAGCGGGCTGAGGGCCAGGGTTGGGCTTAGGAGTAGGTTGGGGAGTATCGTTCTTGCTAGAGCAGGAAGCGAGGAGGCCGACACAGAGGGCCAGCCCCGATAGGCCTAGAGAGGGGATCAGATGATAGCGCATGGGGTAGTTGGATTACTGAATAATAAAGGTGAATTAGTGCCCGAGGTGCACGCGTAGCTTGGCGTAGAGGGCACGCCCAGCCTTCTGGAGACTATAGTTATCGTATAGGGCTGCATCGGTCAGATTGCGGCACTCGAGGGAGAGCGCATAGCGCTCCCGAGCCAAGGAGAGCGTCATGGTGAGGTTGTGCGCGAGCTGGTCGGGCACGAGGAAGTCACGGGCGTTCACCCCGAGACGCTCGGAGTAGAAGGTGAAGGCACGCGTATACTGGTTGTCGTAGCCTAGGCTCAGGAGGGAGCCCTCGCCGAGGATCCCCTTTCTCCTGAGGCTAAGCTCGAGGCCTCCGAAGGAGTAAGGGAGGTTAGGCATACGATGCTTGTAGCCCACGTTGGGCAGGCCACTGGTCGGGTCGGTGGGCAGGGCATCGCGTACGTCCATCAGCGTGTAGTTCCCCCCGAGGCTTAGCCAGTCGGCATAGTCGTAGTGCAGGCCGAGGTTGAGCCCACGGGTATGGACGCGGCCGTAGTTGATGTAGCTAGCGCCCCAGTGCCCGCCACCATTATTCTGCACCGTACGCTGGATGTAGTCCCGGGTATCACGCCAGATCAGTCCCCCCTCGAGGAGGAGCTGATGCAGCGCACCGAGGCGATGGCTCCAGCTCGCATTGAGATTGAGGTTATGGCTGTACTCGGGGCGCAGTCCTAGCTTGCCCTGATCGAGGTCATTGTCGCCGAAGAGCTCCGTGATCGAGGGCAGTCGGTAGGCGCGCTCATAGGAGGCCTTGAGCTGCCAGCCACGGCCCAGCTCGGCCGAGCTCGCCAATCCGTAGCCGAAGGTACTGGTCGCATAGCTGTGACGGACGAACTGACCCTGCAGCCCCGTCGTCGCTATAGCCCCCGAGACACGCTGCAGGTAATGCTTCGCGAAGAGCGTCATCCCGAGCCAGCCCTGAGGGCGCAGCTGCAGCGAGAGCCCCGTGACGCCCTTAGCCGTTCGATCGGGGATATCTGTCCCCACGGCCTGGCGCGCCAGCAAGGAGCTCGTCTCGCGGGTGAAGTGACTGAACTGATGGCTCAGCTTGAGCGCTGCGCCCGACCTCAGACGCAGCAGCGAGGATAGGGAGGCCGTCCAGGTACGCTCATCGTCACGATTGTGCGCATAGCCCTGCTCCCCGAGCCCCAGGCCGAGCTCACGCTCTCCGCGCCAGTTGTACTTATAGGCCGTGGTATCGATGAGGGTACTGCGCGCCTGCGTGTAGCTCGTCATCAGCGTCAGATCCAGGCGCCCATCCAGCAGCTGGCGGCGTACGTACTCCAGCGTGGGGGACCAGCTGTAGCCACGGCGATGACGCTCGCCGAAGACGATGCTCTGCCGCACGCCCGTCTGGATCTCCTTGTAGTACTGAGCATAGCGCAGGCTCAGCTGGAGGCGATCTGCCCAGGGCTGGCGCTGCAGACCGAGCTTGGCAATCACCGCCTCATTATGATAGGTATCGTGGAAGCGCTGCACGTGCTCCACGCGGTCTAGGTCGATTGTCCCCGAGGCGAAGTCCTGCACGGGCGTGTCGACCCAGTAGTTGTTGCGCGAATAGTTCTGGAAGGCCTCGACTCCGAAGAAGCCAGCTTGCCCCAGGCGTCCCCCCACGCTGAGCGTCGAGCGATGCGTAGCGAAGGAGCCTGCCGCGTAGGAGGCGTCGACATACCAGGGACGCGTGCGCTGTGAGGTGACGATATTGATCACACCCCCGATAGCGTCCGTAGCGAAGTCCACGGGGACTACCCCTCGGTAGACCTCGATGCGCTCGGCATAGCTGATGGGGATATTATTGAGGCCGAGGCTCCGCCCTAGTCCCTCCTGTGGGATACCGTCGATGAAGACCTTGACATGCTTGCCGCTGAAGCCGTCCAGCGATACATTCGTATCCGAGCCGACCCCGCCCGTCTGACGCACCTTGACGCCTGGCGCTGCAGCGAGGACTTCGCTTAGGCTCTTGGTCGAGGAGCGATAGGCGCGGCTCTCCAGCGTCACGGCGTTATACGGCGATCGCTGCAGACGCCCTATTCCTCGGGCTACGATCTCTACGCCCTCCAGCTGGCGGCTGCTGGCCACGAGGCGGAAGTCTAGCTGTAGCTCAGGCGTGCGCGTCGTCAGCACGAGCTCACGCTGCTGGCTCTGATAGCCTAGCGCAGAGACGCGCAGGCGGTAGCGCCCCTCGGGGAGCTGCAGCTGATAGCCCCCCAGCGAGTCTGCTACGGCGCCCCGTCGGCTTCCCTCGAGCTGCAGGCCAGCGTAGGGGATAGCCTGCCCCTCTGTGGTGAGCACTCGGCCGCGTAAGGTCACGAGGCCTTGCGCCTCGGCTAGGGTCGGGACTAGGAGAAGCAAGAGGAGGAAGTATGGGGCTAGGCCGCGCTGGAGGAGATGATGCATTGACGTAATGGGTCTCAATTCGGTAAAGCGCCGCAAAGATAAGAGTCTGACCTACGCGCCGCAATCACCGAAGATAGGTATTTCCCCTTCGCAGCGCTACAATATAGTAGGTAGGCCGATCCCGCTACTTCGGCCGCAGCACGCTCGCACGCTGCGAGCGACAGCCCTTATGGAAGTCGCTTTGGGGATACTTCACCGGGGTAGAGGTACGGGGAGGTGAGCCCCTCAGCCTCCTGCCCCTTAGCTCGAGCGCCTATGAGGGATATCAGTCAGCGCCGTGAGGGATACCAGTTAGGGGGGCTGAGGGATATCAGTCAGCACCCTCGAGGGATATCCCTCACAGAGGCGAGGGACAAGGCCGAGCAGCACGCCCAGCAGGCCGTGGGGACGGCGCTAGCGCTTTGGCAGGACATTGAGCGTTTTTTAGTAGCTTTGTATAACGAACTTACTAGTATAATGCACGCCTTACACAAGGCCATCATGATATGAGACGTCTTTTGCTGGGCCTCGTGGCCCCTCTTACCCTCGCCAGCCTCGTAGCGTCGACCGAGCTGGCTGCGCAGACGCGCGTCAAGCGCTATGATGTGACCAAGGAAACGGACTACGGTATCGTCTACCGCCTCCCCGAGACACAGCTGAGCTTCGTGCTCGACGTGCGCGAGCAGCACTATCAGCCTGGATCCCTAGCAGCCTACGCCGACAAGTACCTAGGGCGCAGGGTGGAGGGCGAGCCTCAGCACAGCTACCGCCTCGAGTCAGCGCGCGCCGTCCTCACAGGGATCCCCGACGAGACCCAGCAGTTCCTCATCGCCTTCGACCGCAAGACGGTGGCGCCCTTCGTCCTACTCACCGACAAGGGCATCCTCTACAGCATCAACGGCAGCGAGGAGCTCCCCGCGGACCAGGCCCAGCAGATCCCCCTGACGCAGCTACGCTCGGAGCAGCTGCCCGACCAGACTGCCCCTGCCCTGCCCCGCGAATACAGCCAAGCGGGCACCCGCGCCAGCCGCGCCGAGATCGCAGCGAACTATCTCTACGAGCTGCGTGAGTCCTCCATGAACGTCCTCACGGGCGCTGTCGACAACATGCCCAAGGACGGCGAATCCATGCGCCTTGTCCTCGACCGCCTACGCCATGAGGAGGCCCGCACCCTGCGCCTCTTCGCTGGCGACACGACCCAGCGCCTCGTCGCGCACCGCATCGACTACCTCCCCACGGGTGAGGATCTCGAGGCCTACACGCTGGCCCGCTTCTCCCCCAGCCTCGGGCTGCTGGAGCCCTCCGACCTACGCGGCACGCCCATCACCCTCTCCATCAAGGCCCTCGAGCGCGCCGATGAGCTCGACGAGAAGGCCGAGCGCCGACACGAGAAGCAGCTGGAGCATAGCATCGTCTATTGCCGTCCAGGGCTCGCCCTCGTACGCCTCAGCTGGGAGGGCAAGACGCTCCTGCAGGAGAAGGTCCCCCTGACGCAGCTCGGCGCACTGCAGGCCCTAGCGCCCAAGATGCTCAACCTCAACCAGGGGAAGACCACCTCGATCTACCTCGACACCCGTACGGGAGCCGTGCGCCAGATCAAGCAGGAATAGACCAGGCATCACTGCACCAACCATACTAACTCACACCTATCAACAACTAACGTCTATGTTCAAAAATCATCCTAAGGGACTGCTCGCAGCCTCGCTATCCAATATGGGCGAGCGCTTCGGCTTCTACATCATGATGGCGATCCTTACGCTCTTCATCTCGGCCAAGTTTGGTCTATCGGAGAAGACGACGGGCATCATCTACTCGGCATTCTATGCCTCGATCTATCTACTGGCGCTCGTCGGGGGGATCATAGCGGACCGCACCAAGAACTACAAGGGGACGATCATAGCTGGCCTCATCCTCATGGCAGTAGGCTACGTGCTCATCGCCATCCCCACCCCCACCATCGTAGAGAGCATCACGCCCTACCTCACACTGTTCTGCGTCGGGCTGGCGGTCATCGCCTTCGGTAACGGGCTCTTCAAGGGCAACCTGCAGGCACTGATAGGCCAGCTCTACGATGACCCTCAGTACTCCAAGGTCCGTGACGCGGGCTTCCAGATCTTCTACATGTTCATCAACGTAGGGGGGATCTTCGCGCCCTTCGTCGCAGTGGCTATCCGCAACTGGTGGCTCAAGGCCAATGGCTTAGCCTACAACGCCGACCTGCCTGCCCTCTGCCACGACTACCTGCAGCATGGGGAGAGCATGAAGCCCCAGGCGCTGGAGAACCTCAAAGAGCTCGCGACCCGCGTGCCCCTGGATGGTCAGACCTTCGCCAGCACCAAGGACTTCGCCCAGAGCTACCTGAGCGTCTTCTCTGAGGGCTTCCACTACGCCTTCGCCGCAGCGATTGTGATGATCTTCGTCTCCCTGGTCATCTTCTTCGTCAACAAGTCTCGCTTCCCCAATCCCGGGCAGAAGGCAGTGGCTAGCACTGACGGGTCGAAGCTGAGCCGCGAGGAGATCAAGATGAGCGCCCAGGAGGTACGTCAGCGCGTCACAGCACTCTTCGCCGTCTTCGCCGTCGTGATCTTCTTCTGGATGTCCTTCCATCAGAACGGCTTCTCCCTCTCCTACTTCGCCCGTGACTACGTGGATCTCTCGACGATCCGCATTGACCTCGGCTTCACCGTGATCCAGGGGGCCGAGATCTTCCAGGCGGTCAATCCGATCTTCGTCGTCCTGATGACGCCCGTGGTCATGGCCATCTTCGGCGTGCTTGGGCGTAAGGGCAAGGAGCCCTCGGCACCACGCAAGATCGCCATCGGGATGGGTATCGCTGC harbors:
- the rlmB gene encoding 23S rRNA (guanosine(2251)-2'-O)-methyltransferase RlmB translates to MAKSNMIFGIHPLLEALEAGREIDKVMMRRGLRTEESARILALSRERSVPVQFVPEERLGRLTQRQHQGVIAFISEIEYTPLEELVARVYEEGRAPFIVLLDGLTDVRNFGAIARTAECAGVDALVIPERGSVSVTADAVKTSAGALHRIPVCRVSSIAAAVGLLQSSGVRVVAASEKAEERYTETALQLPLGLVMGAEDHGVSTDVLRMADSITRIPQVGAIGSLNVSVAAGILIYEAVRQEQLGA
- a CDS encoding precorrin-2 C(20)-methyltransferase produces the protein MISFVSLGPGDPELITLQALRCLQAADCIYAPVPVSAKGRHSSKAEEMMLALGIRPEQIQLYDLPMSKQREGACAAYSQLAEELIRREQAEPGRSLVVVAEGDSGFYSSSAYISEQVEAAGLAVRQLCGVPAFIACNALAGGQLVQLEEQCRVIPGEATEAEWQEAWGSIHTIVVMKGSLCEAEIKRAVAAHPERRWQYFEFVGMPKEYVTERPEEILERSFPYFSIIISKRR
- a CDS encoding PepSY domain-containing protein, coding for MRKVSKKLHLWLSLPLGLVISLICLSGAVLAFEQELTELVYRPRYYVEPLPTPRLPLDQLALTVSRTLPDTVTVTGITVPSDSTRSYTVLLSAPRGAGVLVDPYRGTILGRSDRTPFFATVRRLHRWLLWSKPTEGDGPSWGRIIVGTSVLLFVLSLLTGLLAWWPKQLKGLGKRLKIHTDKGRPRLMHELHTVGGVYALVLLLVMSLTGLTWSFEWYKSGFYAVLGVELPKEQHGGKPEGAKGAHGKGARGRAAKGDKSQGAGPSRQALPPSSVYWPQLYAAVRQVKPYPEITLRKDEVSARCSTVGNVRAADVYSFDPETGVLGACKRYDEAAPAGRLRGWIYSLHTGAWGGWLTKLLYCLAALLGGTLPLTGYYLFARRRWRKGAKKRSVRS
- a CDS encoding DUF4374 domain-containing protein translates to MRYHLIPSLGLSGLALCVGLLASCSSKNDTPQPTPKPNPGPQPAAKNYVLAVNASASGNQSTTLLLKLTDITSPRTLSVAEGLQTDGGTEYVYLNDHRYLYSIAYRQAGKTATFSYALGADGALTKRSKSFEGNRFTSFGIVGNTLITSSTGQSPQSTPDAAGYRPMSFLLTYLDAEAETQTQYNQLTAENFLGTGEFVTLCGLQPHEGKIYAGIIPMGLSQYGANIDAQWQGNSYVSGKWVKKGNEDLVKTQNGGAQSSAYKRGELQWTQYPDSCHVAIFADSRLSSPKVIKTDRISYPAGRFKSQYYQMIWPDASGDLYVFSPSFAKTMTDARQRTKLPAGVMRIRKGTEAFDASYYYNLDQLSGDRGFQHVFPLSGDAFLLYLYDQSFAKLTNQQLASQLAIFHAQTGRWVNVTGLPQDVTEFGGRPLVEQGLAYVPVMSKSQRPALYSIDLTTGVATRRVEVEATRISSVGYLQR
- a CDS encoding TonB-dependent receptor; protein product: MHHLLQRGLAPYFLLLLLLVPTLAEAQGLVTLRGRVLTTEGQAIPYAGLQLEGSRRGAVADSLGGYQLQLPEGRYRLRVSALGYQSQQRELVLTTRTPELQLDFRLVASSRQLEGVEIVARGIGRLQRSPYNAVTLESRAYRSSTKSLSEVLAAAPGVKVRQTGGVGSDTNVSLDGFSGKHVKVFIDGIPQEGLGRSLGLNNIPISYAERIEVYRGVVPVDFATDAIGGVINIVTSQRTRPWYVDASYAAGSFATHRSTLSVGGRLGQAGFFGVEAFQNYSRNNYWVDTPVQDFASGTIDLDRVEHVQRFHDTYHNEAVIAKLGLQRQPWADRLQLSLRYAQYYKEIQTGVRQSIVFGERHRRGYSWSPTLEYVRRQLLDGRLDLTLMTSYTQARSTLIDTTAYKYNWRGERELGLGLGEQGYAHNRDDERTWTASLSSLLRLRSGAALKLSHQFSHFTRETSSLLARQAVGTDIPDRTAKGVTGLSLQLRPQGWLGMTLFAKHYLQRVSGAIATTGLQGQFVRHSYATSTFGYGLASSAELGRGWQLKASYERAYRLPSITELFGDNDLDQGKLGLRPEYSHNLNLNASWSHRLGALHQLLLEGGLIWRDTRDYIQRTVQNNGGGHWGASYINYGRVHTRGLNLGLHYDYADWLSLGGNYTLMDVRDALPTDPTSGLPNVGYKHRMPNLPYSFGGLELSLRRKGILGEGSLLSLGYDNQYTRAFTFYSERLGVNARDFLVPDQLAHNLTMTLSLARERYALSLECRNLTDAALYDNYSLQKAGRALYAKLRVHLGH
- a CDS encoding DUF4831 family protein, which produces MRRLLLGLVAPLTLASLVASTELAAQTRVKRYDVTKETDYGIVYRLPETQLSFVLDVREQHYQPGSLAAYADKYLGRRVEGEPQHSYRLESARAVLTGIPDETQQFLIAFDRKTVAPFVLLTDKGILYSINGSEELPADQAQQIPLTQLRSEQLPDQTAPALPREYSQAGTRASRAEIAANYLYELRESSMNVLTGAVDNMPKDGESMRLVLDRLRHEEARTLRLFAGDTTQRLVAHRIDYLPTGEDLEAYTLARFSPSLGLLEPSDLRGTPITLSIKALERADELDEKAERRHEKQLEHSIVYCRPGLALVRLSWEGKTLLQEKVPLTQLGALQALAPKMLNLNQGKTTSIYLDTRTGAVRQIKQE
- a CDS encoding peptide MFS transporter — translated: MFKNHPKGLLAASLSNMGERFGFYIMMAILTLFISAKFGLSEKTTGIIYSAFYASIYLLALVGGIIADRTKNYKGTIIAGLILMAVGYVLIAIPTPTIVESITPYLTLFCVGLAVIAFGNGLFKGNLQALIGQLYDDPQYSKVRDAGFQIFYMFINVGGIFAPFVAVAIRNWWLKANGLAYNADLPALCHDYLQHGESMKPQALENLKELATRVPLDGQTFASTKDFAQSYLSVFSEGFHYAFAAAIVMIFVSLVIFFVNKSRFPNPGQKAVASTDGSKLSREEIKMSAQEVRQRVTALFAVFAVVIFFWMSFHQNGFSLSYFARDYVDLSTIRIDLGFTVIQGAEIFQAVNPIFVVLMTPVVMAIFGVLGRKGKEPSAPRKIAIGMGIAALAYVFLSFVSLDLPGKEALADMSEAAKEGMRLTPMVMIGLYFILTVAELFISPLGLSFVSKVAPPHMQGLMQGCWLAATAIGNSLLFIGGILYTSLPLWACWLFFVVACAISMFLMLAMLKWLERIAK